A window from Zingiber officinale cultivar Zhangliang chromosome 7A, Zo_v1.1, whole genome shotgun sequence encodes these proteins:
- the LOC122001789 gene encoding glycylpeptide N-tetradecanoyltransferase 1-like, with protein MVVGDNNSSPDEEQILNSDPKVAPNASHGSSGSSSSALAGAEIDIESVARRIQQALTVGNKQHRFWETQPVGQFKDAGDSSIPDGPIEQPTPVSAVKQEPYNLPALYEWTTCDMDDDHTCTEVYTLLSNNYVEDDENMFRFNYSKEFLHWALRPPGYFKSWHIGVRVKASKKLVAFITGVPARIRVRDEVVRMAEVNFLCVHKKLRSKRLAPVMIKEVTRRVHLENIWQAAYTAGVVLPTPITTCRYWHRSLNPKKLIDVGFSRLGARMTMSRTIRLYKLPEATMTPGFRKMELRDVPAVTRLLKGYLSQFVVAPDFDDNDVEHWLLPVEDVVDSYVVESPETHEVTDFCSFYTLPSSILNNQNYSVLKAAYSYYNVATKTSLLQLMNDALIVAKQKNYDVFNALDVMHNETFLKELKFGPGDGQLHYYLYNYRLRNALTPLELGLVLL; from the coding sequence ATGGTGGTGGGCGACAACAACTCCTCCCCCGACGAGGAACAAATCCTTAACTCGGATCCGAAGGTTGCTCCTAATGCCTCTCATGGGAGCTCGGGTTCGTCATCTTCTGCTCTGGCCGGGGCCGAGATCGATATTGAGTCAGTCGCCCGCAGGATCCAGCAGGCGCTAACCGTCGGCAACAAGCAGCACCGCTTCTGGGAGACGCAACCGGTGGGGCAATTCAAGGACGCCGGCGACAGCAGCATCCCTGATGGTCCTATCGAGCAGCCGACTCCTGTTTCCGCCGTCAAGCAGGAGCCTTACAACCTCCCCGCGCTTTATGAATGGACCACCTGCGACATGGACGACGACCACACCTGCACCGAGGTCTACACTCTCCTGAGCAACAACTACGTTGAGGATGACGAGAACATGTTCCGTTTCAATTACTCAAAGGAGTTCCTCCACTGGGCACTCCGCCCGCCAGGTTACTTCAAGTCCTGGCACATCGGCGTCCGGGTGAAGGCCTCCAAGAAGCTCGTTGCCTTCATCACCGGCGTACCTGCCAGGATCCGCGTGCGGGATGAGGTTGTCCGGATGGCTGAGGTCAACTTCCTGTGCGTCCACAAGAAGCTGCGGTCGAAGCGTCTTGCGCCTGTGATGATTAAAGAGGTCACTAGACGGGTGCATCTGGAGAACATCTGGCAGGCTGCCTATACAGCTGGGGTAGTCCTGCCGACTCCTATCACAACTTGCCGCTACTGGCATCGCTCGCTTAATCCCAAGAAGCTGATTGATGTCGGCTTCTCTCGACTCGGAGCTCGTATGACCATGAGCAGAACGATCAGGCTTTACAAGCTTCCTGAGGCAACTATGACCCCTGGATTCAGGAAGATGGAGCTTCGTGATGTTCCAGCAGTCACCCGGCTGCTAAAAGGATACTTGAGCCAATTTGTTGTCGCACCTGATTTCGATGACAATGATGTGGAGCATTGGCTTCTTCCTGTTGAGGATGTGGTTGACAGTTATGTGGTTGAGAGCCCAGAGACTCATGAAGTTACAGATTTCTGTAGCTTTTATACCCTTCCTTCTTcgattctaaataaccaaaattaCTCAGTGTTGAAGGCTGCCTACTCTTACTACAATGTGGCTACAAAAACCTCACTTCTCCAGCTGATGAATGATGCACTGATTGTGGCAAAGCAAAAGAATTATGATGTGTTCAATGCTCTTGATGTCATGCACAATGAGACCTTTCTGAAGGAGCTTAAGTTTGGGCCTGGTGATGGGCAACTTCATTACTATCTATACAACTATAGACTTAGAAATGCTTTGACACCTTTGGAACTGGGGCTTGTTCTTCTGTAG